TTGCTCTTTTATAGTAACTAAACAAACCATAAAAACTTCGGATGCATGGAATGAAGGTGACTGTGATGCTGACGGCCTTAAAAATGCTTTGGAAATTACAGACAAAACAAACCCTTTAAAAGCAGATTCTGATGAAGATGGAGTGCCAGATGGCGTTGAGAAAACAGACGGTACTGATCCCTTAAAAGCCGATACAGATCAGGATGGGGTCAATGATGGAACCGAGAAAGTTGATGGTACAGACCCCTTAGTGGCAGATACTGACGGGGACGGAGTTCAAGACGGAATCGAAAAAAATGATCAGACCAATCCCTTAACTATTGATACTGATGGCGATGGTGTGAACGATGGTGTCGAAAAGGCCGATGCGACAGATCCCTTAAAAGCGGATACTGACGGAGATAATTTATCTGACGGAATAGAAAAAGAGTTGGGTACTGATCCCTTAAAAGTGGATACCGACGGTGATGGCGTTTCTGACGATATAGAAAGTTTAAATAATACCAATCCATTAGATTATTGTCTTTTTCTTTTAACGAGTCAAAATCAAACCCCCAGTAATGCATGGAATATTGAGGATTGCGATTTAGATGGTACTTCAAATGCCCAAGAAATAGAAAACGGAACAAATCCTTTAGTTTTTGATGAAACCACACCTGTAACTTCCCCAATTTCAGGGACTTGGAACTTAACGAATGCCGTTATTAATGATGGGACAGGTACAACAGTATTTTTGAATGCCACCTATTCATTAACCTACACGGCTACTTCAACGAATGAAAATGTAGTCGTTGAATTTACAGAAAACCCCAATAAAGTAACGAGTACAGGTACTTATGGTATGCTCTTAAAGTTCACGTTTTTAGGCACAGCCTATGAAGATAGATTTAGCTCAGAAAGTCCTTTTGCTAATGGCGATTGGGACATCCAAGGAACTGCGTTAACGGTAAGCGCAAATGCCACCGTGAATGGCTCTTATGAGATCATCACACTCACAGAAAACACCTTACAGATCAGTACGGCGATTGATAGGGATGTACCTGCAGGCGGTGTCATCATAAAAGCGAAAGGAACGCTAATTATGACCTTTTCTAAATAATTTTTTAAAAAATGTTCTAGGAAGTAGTCTTTTGTAGCCTACAGCACCTTTTTTTTAAAAATAAAGTATATTTTTAAGAAAAATATGGGTATGAAAAGAAGAGACTTTATTGGAACATCTGCTGTAGGTTCATTAAGCATCATTTCCTGCACGGCAGCAACGGCTTCGATACCAAGTAAAGAAAAAGATTTTGTTTTAAAACATAATATTAATCACAGTGTTTGTCATTGGTGCTTTAGTAAAATTCCCTTAGAAGAATTTTTAATAACCCTAAATAAGCTTGGAGTAAAAGCAGTTGATTTAATGGGACCTAAAGAATGGCCGCTTTTAAAAAAATACAATATTGATTCTGCCATGTGCAACGGCGCAGAAATTAGCCTTACTGAAGGTTGGAATGACCCGCAATACCACGAGGTACTTGTCAAGAATTATTCTGAAATGATTCCTAAAGTTGCCCAAGCTGGGTATAAAAACTTAATTTGTTTTAGTGGAAATCGCAGAGGAATGGATGATCAAGTAGGCTTGCAACATTGTATTGACGGACTTTCTAAAATTATGCCATTGGCTGAGAAACACGGCATAGTTATCCAAATGGAATTATTTAACGCCATTAATCATCCTGATTATATGTGTGATA
The sequence above is drawn from the Cellulophaga sp. Hel_I_12 genome and encodes:
- a CDS encoding hydroxypyruvate isomerase family protein; this encodes MKRRDFIGTSAVGSLSIISCTAATASIPSKEKDFVLKHNINHSVCHWCFSKIPLEEFLITLNKLGVKAVDLMGPKEWPLLKKYNIDSAMCNGAEISLTEGWNDPQYHEVLVKNYSEMIPKVAQAGYKNLICFSGNRRGMDDQVGLQHCIDGLSKIMPLAEKHGIVIQMELFNAINHPDYMCDTSAWGIALCKGLGSESFKLLFDIYHMQIQEGDIIRSIQDNHQYFGHYHTAGVPGRHEIDENQELYYPAIMRAILATGYKGYVAQEFIPEREDKIESLKQGFLICDV